CAGCTGCTCAACTGGACGTTTTAGTTGAGAGGCAGGATTATAGAAGACACTCAAAGTGGATGGACAGCCCAGGTATGTGGGGGGCGGGGCTTGACTGGAGCTAGGAGATAGGCTCCTGCTGAAGAGCGCCTGAGATAAAGAATGTGAATGCAGGGGATTGTGGTGGGTGTTTACGTTATGGCTGCTGTTTGCGTTACCAAGTTCTTGAGAGTGCGTGCTGGCCATCAAGCTGGCTTGTGCATTGCCATGAGCGAGTGTGTTAATTTGTTGGTTAGCATTTGTATGCGTGCTGATGCTaacatgtgaatgtgtgtcGCTGCGGTTATTGCCATGAATCTGCGGATTTATCAGGGAGTGTTGATGCCCTTGAGGTGCGTACtcttgatgatggtggtgataaCCGTAAGCTGCCTGAGAATGGCTGTCCTCTTGAGTGTGTCCTGCAAAAAACACAGTCTCTGTTGCTATGGCGTCCATCGGGGAGGAGTCCGGGGTGGGCAGGCTGTAGGACTCGAACAGTCCCTGGGCATCACAGTACTGAGGTAGGCCAGCCTGAGGCAAACCTACAGGGGGCAGGGAATAACCCACCCCAAGACTGTCCATGCCCATGGGGGCTGGGGGCTCAGAGGCTCCAGGCAGCAGGAAGCCAGAATCCAGCCGCTTGATCCTCTTCACCTGTTTGCGGCGGCGAGGTCGATACTTGTAGTTGGGATGATCCTGCATGTGCTGCACACGTAGCCGCTCCGCCTCCTCCACAAAAGGCCGCTTGTCCACCATAGATAATGCTTTCCATGACTTGCCTATCAGAGAAAAAGACACAGTTGTCAGTTCAAGTACTTTCATATGCTGTTCAACTTTAAGTTAACCACttcaataatatatttttttaattagttattaatcttatgACTACTACAACTACAGTACTATAgtacaataaattattcagttattgcTATCAAAGTAGTATGTAGTAATGTGTAATCATGACAGTGAGGAACTTACGGAGAACTTATAACACACCTTCTGTGTCTGATATAAATTTAAAAGGACATTATACCTGAAAACAATCATGATTTAGactaaaataaaatcttttttctcAATAAAGCTAAATTTGATTCGTGGCATGTAGTTAAATAACAAAAGTATGTTCAGGGTATTTCTTAGTTTTGACTCATAAAGAGAGTTTCAACGACTTTCTGTTTTGCTCTTTGGTCTACAGCTGTTTATTTTCATGACGTGCCTATTGTTTGACCCAAAACCGGCATGTTTCCACTAAAGGAACTATTTGCTAGACTGTGATTCTACACACAGACATGAAAAGGTTCTAACCATACACAGAAATAAATGATTTGAAGAAGTTTATCTTGTGCTTGTGGTCAAAAGCTTGACTTAAATTcagagagaacaaaaaaattgtgtagtattttttttttgtaaaaagatATACAGCATTTGCATTTCAATCTTGAAGgatattaatcattttaattaattgaCTTTTTTAACTGTCTTATGTAATAGTATTGTGATGAACTGTTGACTCTTTTGCCTGAAGCCATATCCCTTCTGCAGGGAGAGTTCAGGAGCAATGTGAGGTTAAGTGCCTCAAGGACACAATGGCTGTAGCGGGCTGTTATCAGTGACAATCAAACCAGTGACCTCTTGTTTTACAACTAAGCTCTATCAATTGCCTTTATTATATGAGGAAATTTCCTTTCTGTGAAAAAGACTACACAAAACATATTGCTCAGAAACACATTTATCAGGGATCAAAATATGTTTACTTTCTCTGAAATGTTTTAACTTTACTCACAgatgaatgatatatacaaatattaaataGGATTAATATAAAGAATATAAATTATGTATAACACAGTGATCGTCAAATAATAGTCCTGCATTGTTATTTAGCTGTGTATTCTCGGAAATAGAGGAAATACATGTCTATATAAGTTCTTGTAATGTTTTAGGAATATGAAAAGAAGGTTTGCATATAAAATGTTGAGTAAATTCAAACCAATGCTGGTGGTTAAAGTCACTATTAAACTTGTCTAAAATAAGTAGCTTAATGATTTCCTAATAAAAATATCAGCAGCCTTTAGGCAAAGGCACAACTACCTCCTATTAACACACATTCCAAATAACAAGAGGCTCAAACTGCAGGCCTGTAAGATGAACCGCCAAAGTCTTACCACGGTCATATCAATATACTGAATTACAGGCCTTCCGCATTTTTCATGTATGCTAATCTGCTGAGTAGCTTCAGGTGTTCTGGGCATCAGGTGAGGGAAGACTTTAGTCTGTTTCACTTTTAGCTGGCACTCACTCCCCGATATGTATTGAATGAGAAGAAGGAAATACTGCAGATGAGCACATTACGTAAACAACAACATATTATAATGGGAAATTGGATAAATGAACAGCTTTACTGTTCATGTACCATGGCCTGCATGTCCCACATTACAGGTTAACACGCAGTCCTGTTTGACCGTATGGGCACAAACCATAGCCATTACTTTAAACTGCACTACAGTGTTCATAGTAAAAGAAAGtcacaaacatttatttgtgcTCCTTGGAGAAACATAAAAATACCTGTAAACATTCGTTCACCGCATGATGGTAAGAATAACCACATAATTATCTAAATATGGTTTGTTCCATTTAAATCGTGCTCCCCTCCCCCTTTTCAATATCTTAAAACCTTCTAATGAAATTAATCTCTGATGAgaggattgtttttttttatattgctaTGTTAATTCGTGCACACTGGTTGCATAACTGCAGGAAAAGCGCGCTCCCgagatccccccccccccccccagcccccccccctccccgcacaaagcaggatttctcagttagccGGATACTTTAAGCCCTTAAACCCTGTCCAATTGGAGAAGAGATCTTCATTTTTGGGTTAAGTTATCCGTCTCAGTGAGAAAGTCTGAtaaacacacgcgcacacacacagacacgcgcgcgcgcactcACCGAGCATCTTGCTGAGCTCTGCGTTGTGCAGGTCCGGGTTCTGTTGCGCGAGCCTCTTGCGCTCGTCTTTGGCCCACACCATAAACGCGTTCATGGGTCTGCGGATGCGTGGCTCCGTGCGCACGCGCCCCGCCTTGCTCTCGCTCGCGGGACTCTGCGCCTCGGTCCACGCGCACCGGCCCGCGCCGGCCATGCTCACGCGCGGCTCGTCGCTGCCGTAGCCCGCATCGGGGCTGCTCATGTCCGACACTTTACTCACACACCTCCAAACCCCCCACCACCGCCCCAATAACGGAGAGCTCTGGGGGGCTTTTAGGTGGTCGTCGCGGCCCGGGACCTGCTCGACGCTCAAGCTAGAGGAGCGAAAAGAGAGCGCGCGAAAGAAGACACAAAGTTTAAGAGGTGTGAGCAGAACCGCTACGGCTGCTACTACTTTTCTCTATAGCTGCTGCGGGATGAAGGGAAGCGCGTGAGCTTTAAGCGGAGAGGCGACCAATGGCGCGCGCAGTGGGAGGGctatgaggtgtgtgtgtgtgtgtgtgtgtgtggggggggggtaggTAAGAGTTGCGGTAGGAGACACGATCCCTGTGGGGAGTTTGGTGGGGCAACATCTAAAATAAAGTCCCGGGGAAAAGCAGCGGCGTTTGATTCAGTTCCGTTTGAGTCGCAATAAAACTGTTGTCTGATCAATGGAGAAGTTTCGATTGGTTCTTTATACTGAGATTTTGACTTTATTTGGCTCAGCACAATGATTATGAAGGCGTGTCTACTAAGATGGACTGTTGTGTATgcctgtacactcttaaaaacatggttcttcaagggttctttagtaaagagaatggttctgtttagaatcaTGAGtcccatttgcatgcttaaaaggaTTTTTTGCAAgatgaagtggttcttcagattctttGAGAATTTGTTGTATAaaactatatagaacctttttgaaaatggatcTATGTAGCActgcaaatggttcttctactgttacaagcctCACATCACAAttgtagcagaaccctttttcaaaaaggttctatgtagaaccttatacaacacattctgcatcgATCTAGAGAACCACTCCTCCATGCGAGAaaccttttaagcatgaaatagttctatatagaactcacgATTACAAGCAGAGCAATTTCGTTTGTAGTTCCCAAACCTGGTTTTGGACCTTTCAGTTATTTTGGTCCTGCACGTTTAATTTTTTACCTCCTCCCACATACTTTAGCTCAGGGCTTATTAATTACTAGGGCTGAAAAATGTACCTATTTAtatcaaaatcacaatttaaggaagtgcaattttcaaatctcaagagctgcaatttttaaattatagaCTAAATTATTAGAGCTGttcttttatgttttaagtggggaaatttaaTCTGATAACACAGattgtgaactgcctgtaagTTAGtaagttagaccaatcagaggcaagcAAACCTCATgtattgtgacatcacaaccacattTTACTGTTAGTCTGGGCCGCTTCATTCAGGGGTCAAGCATCAAGTCAGAAAAGGGGGATGTTCTGGTCTTTtggccaaagaaaaaaaactggtcTGAACcttaatttacaaaaataattgcAATGTTAGtcccaaaaatgacatttagaTGTGTTCTCCAAATCATTCAGTCCTATTAATTGCTTATTCATATCAGTGGTTATACATATCATAACATTTAAAAGATTCAAGTGTAAAATGGCTTCTGAGTTTTGACAACATCACCATTCAGCATTGGGCAGGGAAAAATAATAGAATTGTCATAATGATATAGTGgtataatattataatgtttAACTTCCCACTAACCCCCACCTATGATTGAAGGAAAAGCTGAGCTGGGTATGAGACCCTCCCTGATATCatgtttcacttggaaaaacatcacaGGAAGGAAATGCGTTATGATTTCCGATTCACGTTGACTTTAAGAGCTGATttgttgaatcaggtgtgcttaaGCTTGgtaaacatgaaaataagtAAGGACAACTTCAGTACCATGACTGAGAATCGCTGGTGTAGATTCACCACTAAGACTCAAAGAACAGCACAACAAAAAGTCCTCCAATTCATTGATTTTTCTAGTGCTAGTAGACTATGTGTGTAATATAAACTGAAATACATTTAATCattcgggtcgcgggggggtgctggagcctatcccagcagtcatcgggcggaaggcaggatacaccctggacaggtcgccagtccatcgcaacgcagacagacagacatacacaatcacatatacacactcacacctagggacaatgtagcatgtccaattggcctaactgcatgtctttggactgtgggaggaaacccacacagactcGGGGAGAAcaagcaaactccacacagagaggaccgtggttgcccagctggggaatcgaacccaggccctccttgctgtgaggtgacagcgctgtgTACCGCGCCATTAGGCCAAAATGTGTCCAGTAGCAGTAAATAAATCAGGGGCTgatgaaaagaaatgacctGATGAAGCCCCTCAGATTAAGAGAGAGATGTCTTCAAAGGAATGGCACAAGTTCACATTATAATAGTCCATGCACTATAATATACAGCAGAACACTTTCTAGGACTCATTCACTTTGTGAACCTGTGCAGTAGTTGGGCATAGCAAGTCTACTTTaagcaaaatgaatgaattcaggTGTCACATACATTATCAGCTCAACACGCATTGTTACAATTAGATGAGGGGGTGATATCAAAATACCGTACCCTCCACACAGGCACTGATTTAACACTACAACTGAATGAAGGGTTAGAATTTCTCACAGTGGATCAGGGAGCAAGTGTATCTGCTGCATTTGCAAACAGTGGCAGCAGAGCAGAAGTGCAGATAGTAGTGTGAATGCATTTAACCCCCCATGGGTGACTCCACTGTGTTTAACTGTGCTGCATAGTTTCATGGGATGCATATGCTTATCAGGTGCAGGTGGTCTACTGGAGAGTTGTTGGGAGACACAGGCCTTCTCTGTCCAGATCAGAGGCCCTGACCACATGTAGTCTGTCAGAGTCAGTGTGAACCTGTGCAGCGAATGTCTGCTCCATTGTATGAGGAAGTGGTAGCTGTGGTCCTCCCAACGCAGGTGTGCTTAACACAAGCTTCTGCTCGGACTTTTTGTAATTAAGCTGAAAAAGAGGATATACGGTTAGAATAATTCCAACAAAGCTGTCAAGTAGATTCACCGGAATGCACTGAAAAAGTCATGTACTGAACCTGCTTGATTAAACTGGTGCATAAGTTGCACAAGGATAAAATGTGttacaaaacagtaaaaaccaTTAGCAAAAGtgagtaaactgaaagacaccATTGTGTtggtgtaatatattttattcaagtggtaatattgtattataatcAAGTATTTAATGCATACAATGATTATCAGCAGACCTGAAATGTCTCATTTGGTTTcgttttaataataaaagatatttctaaatatacagtttgatttggtttaatatatttttatgttgagTGATACTGAATTACTCTAAAGATCAACTGTATTTTGGTAATATATTTTCTGCAATGAAGTATttcatcacatttatttatcattttcttttcaattgATCTTATTTTATGCACACAATTCAGCCGTTACTGTTTTCTCAACTGAGCATTTTTACGAAATGGGAATCAATATTAATTGAATATGTGATTGTTGTGTCGTATAGTATTGGGACAAAagtaaacagtttaaaaactacagaaaactaaagaaaaaagccaCTGTTGAAAAGATCATTTTCTACTTAGATGCACAGAAAAAATACCagcaaaaagttatttttactGCATTCACAGTTTCTTTCCATACTATCACATATTCCTGAGTGAGCTAGCTGAGCATTTTCTCCTGACAATGAATGGGAGTGGTGGGAAATGAAGTTGAAATATGacattattggttaatattatttttccacTGGCTGGCGCatggtgtatgtatgtgtgggaGAGAAAGATTCTGGGATTGTTTGTAATATAAATGTTGCACAGATTAAACTAAATTTATTTTCAACTCATCACTCCCAGCACGTATGTCGCTCTTGGCTTTGGTGTCATTTTTTCAggttacatgaaaaaaaaattctactgATATTTCCTCTCAGTAATATTCAGTTTGATGTTTGGGCAGCGTGGTGATCCGCAGTGCCTGAGAGGACCTCTGTGCCAGTCAATCTGACAGCACCAAatgctgtttgatgtttgtagAGTCAATTCCCATCTTTCGCTGAGGTGATTCAGCAGAGCGTTTATTATGAGGATTCATTTTGAGAAGTTAGAGCACCttatgtgtgttctgtgttccgGGAATAACTGGGAACTTCACCTAAACCACATCCTATTTTCCAACAACCTtattctgtgtgcatgtgtgagtatgtgtatgtgtttgtatgtatgtttgttttcatgccttttttaggaaaaaaatatgCTGACTTTATAggaaaaaactgagaaaaacatTGTTATTGAGCTATATACATAAGTAACAAGATGGTCTTGAGTttgtaaaatgctttttaacAATCATTGTTTAAA
This window of the Pygocentrus nattereri isolate fPygNat1 chromosome 2, fPygNat1.pri, whole genome shotgun sequence genome carries:
- the sox17 gene encoding transcription factor SOX-17, yielding MSSPDAGYGSDEPRVSMAGAGRCAWTEAQSPASESKAGRVRTEPRIRRPMNAFMVWAKDERKRLAQQNPDLHNAELSKMLGKSWKALSMVDKRPFVEEAERLRVQHMQDHPNYKYRPRRRKQVKRIKRLDSGFLLPGASEPPAPMGMDSLGVGYSLPPVGLPQAGLPQYCDAQGLFESYSLPTPDSSPMDAIATETVFFAGHTQEDSHSQAAYGYHHHHQEYAPQGHQHSLINPQIHGNNRSDTHSHVSISTHTNANQQINTLAHGNAQASLMASTHSQELGNANSSHNVNTHHNPLHSHSLSQALFSRSLSPSSSQAPPPTYLGCPSTLSVFYNPASQLKRPVEQLSPPQDSHTHPHAATDQHSRPSTEAHRHGPEILSEVDGSEFEQYLSYGVPHTPIQGSDLISSVLSDASTAVYYCNYNNT